AAAATATGTTATTTCTGATTTACCTAACTCAACCAGGTCTGGTAAAACATTCATTACTTTCTCAGGTATGCAGAAATAATATTTCGGATCGTTTTTCACTTTTTATTTTGGATAAAGTAAATTTTGAACCGCTTTTTTGTGGATGGATTTTTATGCCAACGATCTGAAATCGGTATACCTACAGCCCTTAAATCGCTTACAATCTTTCTTAATTCAATTGTTCTGAATTTCTGCAATGCACTGATTACTGTTAATTCTTCTCCATCGACAAGAGTATCCAAAACCTGTCGATGTAAATTTGATCTATGCCCTGGCCTTTTGGCAAACAATTGTAATGGCTCCATATTACTTGGATAAATTGGTTTGAACTTGACGGCCATTTGAAAGCCAGAAATTTATAGTTG
Above is a window of Patescibacteria group bacterium DNA encoding:
- a CDS encoding helix-turn-helix domain-containing protein, whose protein sequence is MEPLQLFAKRPGHRSNLHRQVLDTLVDGEELTVISALQKFRTIELRKIVSDLRAVGIPISDRWHKNPSTKKRFKIYFIQNKK